A window from Calditrichota bacterium encodes these proteins:
- the genX gene encoding EF-P lysine aminoacylase GenX, which yields MAGRLVQWKLLPAGCFSGALRDATGTLTFQTGDGTQFYPTATPFRRGDVVEVLFDSFAKESPAKELRRLVPTQVEWASLQNETTNWKRAVVSEEQKALLEARSRLIQTIRTFFLEREFLEIDAPALVRFPGQEPHLEPFETRYRSQHGGQPLPLYLQTSPEFSMKKLLAAGFEKIFYLGHSFRNEPVSTLHQPEFLMLEWYRAYADYTALMTDCEVLLRTLAESLYKSGRFSFQKEPLNFSPPFQRLSLREALQQYAGIDYMSVQTSEAFARVARKKGYTGVEPNWGWDDIFFEIFLNEIEPRLGKPVPTFLTEYPASMGALARRKEADPDFVERFELYVAGIELANAFTELNDPEEQKSRFLEDQAARRKAGKTPFPIDAEFLEALRIGMPPAAGIALGVDRLVMVLLNQPSIQQITLFPETF from the coding sequence TTGGCCGGACGTCTCGTTCAATGGAAACTGCTTCCCGCCGGATGTTTTTCCGGTGCGCTTCGGGATGCCACCGGGACGCTGACCTTTCAAACCGGCGACGGTACCCAATTTTATCCAACTGCAACGCCATTTCGACGCGGCGATGTGGTGGAGGTGTTGTTTGATTCCTTCGCAAAGGAATCCCCTGCAAAGGAACTACGGCGGCTGGTTCCCACACAGGTAGAATGGGCCTCTCTACAAAATGAAACCACCAACTGGAAACGAGCGGTTGTTTCGGAAGAACAAAAAGCGCTCCTTGAAGCCCGCAGCCGTCTGATTCAAACCATCCGAACCTTTTTTCTGGAGCGCGAGTTTTTGGAAATCGACGCCCCGGCTCTGGTGCGTTTTCCCGGCCAGGAACCGCATTTGGAGCCTTTTGAAACGCGGTACCGCTCGCAGCACGGCGGCCAGCCGTTGCCGCTGTACCTGCAAACCTCTCCTGAATTTTCCATGAAAAAACTGCTCGCGGCCGGATTTGAAAAGATTTTCTATCTGGGACACAGCTTCCGGAATGAGCCGGTTTCCACCCTTCACCAGCCCGAATTCCTCATGTTGGAATGGTACCGCGCCTACGCCGACTACACGGCCCTGATGACCGACTGCGAAGTCCTCCTGCGAACATTGGCGGAATCTCTCTACAAAAGCGGGCGCTTTTCTTTTCAAAAGGAACCCCTGAATTTTTCACCCCCGTTTCAGCGCCTGTCTCTGCGGGAAGCCCTGCAGCAATACGCGGGAATCGATTACATGTCGGTTCAAACCTCCGAAGCATTTGCCAGAGTAGCCCGGAAAAAAGGCTACACAGGGGTAGAACCGAATTGGGGTTGGGATGACATTTTTTTTGAGATTTTTTTGAATGAAATCGAGCCGCGCCTTGGCAAGCCGGTTCCCACTTTTCTCACGGAATACCCCGCTTCGATGGGGGCGCTGGCCCGCCGAAAGGAGGCCGACCCGGATTTTGTGGAGCGGTTTGAGCTGTACGTGGCGGGCATCGAATTGGCCAACGCCTTTACCGAATTAAACGACCCGGAGGAGCAAAAGTCGCGATTTTTGGAAGATCAGGCGGCGCGCAGGAAAGCCGGGAAGACACCTTTTCCCATTGACGCTGAATTCTTGGAGGCGTTGCGAATCGGAATGCCGCCCGCCGCCGGCATTGCCCTGGGTGTGGACCGGTTGGTGATGGTTTTATTGAATCAGCCTTCTATTCAACAAATAACCCTGTTCCCGGAAACCTTTTGA
- a CDS encoding DUF4397 domain-containing protein → MKISIHAKTFGLLSVLLVVFFILSCADVPTNAPPLPKFKAKVRIINAATDVAQATILMDGKNFANVAFKAGTDYTDLAAGKHTFQIQGQEVDTLFIDTDFVGTVYAVKKTNNAASRFVKKRERYMYNDPAPKDRAVVVFAQFSPDTSLSIVMETVLDSAGTKDTTSTDFATDLGFGEFAAQKLLVDNRTYKFYVKAKDTTLLTIVPSVAKGKSVTEVILNPVSSLTSQEFENK, encoded by the coding sequence ATGAAAATTTCAATTCATGCAAAAACTTTCGGGTTGCTCAGTGTTTTGCTTGTTGTATTTTTTATACTGAGCTGTGCAGACGTTCCGACGAATGCACCTCCCCTTCCGAAGTTTAAAGCAAAAGTGCGAATCATTAACGCTGCAACTGATGTTGCACAGGCCACTATTTTAATGGATGGCAAAAATTTTGCAAATGTTGCTTTCAAAGCAGGCACCGATTATACGGATTTAGCAGCCGGTAAACACACATTTCAAATTCAAGGGCAGGAAGTAGATACGTTGTTTATTGATACGGATTTTGTGGGGACAGTTTATGCCGTGAAAAAAACAAATAATGCGGCTTCTCGTTTTGTAAAAAAACGCGAACGTTACATGTATAATGATCCGGCTCCAAAGGATCGGGCAGTTGTTGTTTTTGCACAATTCTCACCGGATACAAGTCTTTCAATCGTGATGGAAACGGTCTTGGATTCTGCCGGAACCAAGGACACAACGTCCACCGATTTTGCGACGGACCTGGGATTTGGTGAATTTGCAGCTCAAAAGTTACTGGTAGATAACAGAACGTACAAATTCTATGTTAAGGCGAAAGACACGACGCTTTTGACAATTGTTCCTTCGGTAGCAAAAGGGAAAAGCGTGACGGAAGTCATTTTGAATCCTGTTTCAAGTTTGACAAGCCAGGAATTTGAGAACAAATAA